CTACCTGCACAAGGGCTTGTCGGAGAACGGCTATGTCGTCGACCTGGCGCGCGACGGCATCGCCGGCCGCCACCTCGCCACCGAAGGCCAGTACGACCTGCTGCTGCTCGACCTGATGCTGCCCGGCATCGACGGTTTCGGCGTGCTCAAGGCGGTGCGTGCGCGGGGAAACACACCGGTGCTCATGCTCACGGCGCGCGACAAGGTCGAAGACCGCGTGCGCGGCTTGCAGGAAGGAGCAGACGACTACCTGGTCAAGCCGTTCGCATTCTCCGAGCTGCTCGCGCGCGTGGGCGCCCTGCTGCGCCGCGGCGGCGGCAATGCCTCGGCGGCCAGCACGCACCTGCGCCTGGCCGATCTCGAGGTCGACCTGGTGAGCCGCAAGGCGATGCGGGCCGACAGGCGGCTCGACCTCACTGCCAAGGAATTCAGCCTGCTGTCGCTGCTGCTGCGCCGGCGCGGCCAGATCCTGTCGCGCACCACGCTGGCCGAGCAGGTGTGGGACATGAACTTCGACTCCGACACCAACGTCGTCGAAGTCGCGGTGCGGCGCCTGCGGGCCAAGCTCGACGACCCGTTCAGCCTGAAGCTGCTGCACACGGTGCGCGGCATGGGCTACGTGCTGGAGGAGCGCTGATGGCAAAGGGCCCCTACTCCATCGTCGGCCGCGTCTGCCGTCAGCTGATGTGGCAAACGCTGATCGGCATGGGGCTGCTGTGCGGCGCCATCTACGCGGCCACCTCGATGCTTCTGAAGAACGAGCAGCAGGAGCAGCTCGCGGTCAAGGTGGGATTCATTCACGAGCTGATGCGTGCGGCGGCCTTCCGCGGCGGCGAGCCGGAGGTGTTCAACAAGCTCGTGTACTACGCGCCGCGCCGTCCGGGCACCTACCTCGAGGTCTGGCGCGGCGACGGCACGCTGCTCTACCGCGACGGTTCTGAGATCGCCAAGCCCGACAAGAACTGGAAAGCGATGGAGTTCCAGTACGTCCTGCCGCAGGGCATCCAGGTCAGGGGCCGCTTCGCTGAAGACTGCAGCCAGCATGCCCGCATGCTTGCCGGCCTCGGAGCCACGCTGGTCGTGGCCACCCTGGCCGGCGCCGCCTTCGTCGGCTTCGCGACCACTTGGCGCGTTCGCCGCGGCCTGCAGCCGCTGCGCGCGCTCGAGCGCCAGACCGAGGCGATCGCCCCCGACCGCCTGGGCGACCGCCTGCACCTGCCCGAGCCGGTCACCGAGCTGCAGCCATGGATTGACCAGTTCAACGGCCTGATGGACCGGCTGCAGCGCGCCTATCTGCAGCTCGAGGGCTTCAACGCCGACGTGGCGCACGAGCTGCGCACACCGCTGGCCAACGTGATGGGGCAGACCGAGGTGGCGCTCTCGCGGGAGCGCTCGCCCGAGGCGCTGCGCGAGACACTGGTGTCCAACCTGGAGGAGATGCAGCGGCTGGCCGCGCTGGTCAACGACATGCTCTTCCTCTCGCAGTCCGACCGCGGGGCCGTGGCGCGGCGCGGGCAGGCCGTCAACCTGGTGACGCTGGCCGAGCAGGTGGTCGAGTTCCACGAGGCACCGCTGGCGGAGGCCGGCCTCACGGTGCAGATCGAAGGCGGCGTCACGGCCGCGGTGGACGAGCCGCTGTTCAAGCGCGCGGTATCCAACCTGCTGGGCAACGCGATCCGCTTCGCTGAGCCGGGCTCGCGCATCGTGATCCGCATCGCCCCCGACGGCGGGCACGAGGTGCGCGTGGAAGTGCAGAACGCAGGACCGGCGATCTCGCCACAGCACCTGCCGCGCATCTTCGACCGCTTCTTCCGCATCGACACGGCGCGGCTCGACAGCCAGTCGCATCACGGGCTCGGCCTGGCGATCGTGGCGGCCATCGCGCGCATGCACGCCGGACGACCGCTGGCCGAGTCGGACGGCTCCGGCACACGCGTCGGGTTCACGATGGCGCTGCAATAGCGGCGGCGCCGATGACGGGACTGCGGCACGGCCTTCGCAAACTTCTCGCGCGTGTCGCGGCCATCGTCCATCTGCGGCGCTGGGTGCGTCGCCGCGACGCCCGCGACAGCGAAACGCCCTTGCCCCCACGCCGCGGCAAGTACCTCTACGCCGCGCCCATCGGGGAGTCGGGCAAGGCGCAGCTCGAGAAACTGCTGGCGCGGCTCGATCCGGCCCAGTTCGACTTCCTCATCTTCGTCTACGACGGTTATCGCTTCGATGGCGAGATCTTCAGCCGCTGTCGCTTCATCCACGAACAAGGCATCGTCTACCACTTCTTCAAGAAGTACGTGACGCCGGAGCTCGCAGCGCAGTACGACGTGATCTTCCTCGGGGTCGAGGATGTCGAGATCGACGACTTCGACAGCCGGCGCTTCCTCGACGTGATGAAGCGCAACCGGCTCGACATGGCGGCGCCCGCGCTGTCCGGGCGCTCGATCACGCCGCACCGCATCATGTACCGACGCGATCCTGGCGTCGGGCGCCTGGTCGACGTCATCGAGATCTTTCTCACCGCCTTCGATGCCCGCGCGTGGCCGCGCTTCTGGGCCCTGATCGACGCCGACCGCAATCACTGGGGATGGGGCTACGTCCAGCTCGCGCAGTCGTGCTGCGAGTTCAAGATGGGCCTGGTGGATTGCGAGACGGTATCGGTGCTGCGCCCACCGACCTTCAAGAAGGAAGCGCAGGACGAGATGCACGCGCTGTTCGCGCGGCACCCCGAGTGCCGCCGCGCGAGCTTCGTGTCCTACGGCAAGCTCAGGTAGGGGACGCGCCAGCCTGCACCGTGGTGCTCAGCGACGCCCCGTGCTTCATCAGCAGCGTCACCGGCGTCTTCTCGCAGATCTCGGCGATGCGCGCGCGCTGTTCGTCCGACAACGCGCCGCCGAGTGTCACGGTGCGCAGGATCTCGAAGGTGTCGCCGGTCTTGCGCAGGCTGAGGCCGATGCCGATGTCGCCCAGCGGCCACTGCTTGCGCTGTGCGTACATGCGGATCGTGATCGCGGTGCACGAGGCCAGGCCCGCCAGTGCCAGCTCAAACGGCCGGGCCGCCGCATCGGCGCCGCCCACCTCGGCGGGCTCGTCGGATGTGAGCGCGTGGTCGCGCGCCTGCATCGTGACGAGATAGTCGGGTGACGACGCCAGCAATTGCGCCTGGACCTGGTGTGCGTGCATTGCTGTTCCTTTGCTACAGAGACGCCGGCGGCAGCACCGCCGTCGCCTCGATCTCGACCTTGGCGCGATCCTCCATCAGCGCGCTCACCTGCACCGCGCTCATCGCGGCGTGGTACACGCCGATCACTTCGCGGAACACCGCGCCGACTTCGCGCGCACGCGCCAGGTACTCGCGCTTGTCGACGAGGTACCAGGTCATGCGCGTGATGTGTTCCGGCGTCGCGCCCGCCTCGGCGAGCACGGCGCGCACGTTCAGCAGCGCCTGACGGACCTGTTGGACGAAGTCGTCGCTGTCGAATTCGCAGCGCGCGTTCCAGCCGATCTGTCCGGCGACGAAGACAGTCGTGCCCGCCGCGGCGACCCCGTTCGAATAGCCCCGAGGGGCGGCCCATCCCGCCGGTTGGAGAATCTTCATTGCCCGCCTCCAGTGGCTTCCGCCCGCAGCCGGAAGCGCTGGAGCTTGCCTGTCTCGGTGCGCGGCAGCGCCGCGCGGAATTCGATGCGCCGCGGGTACTTGTACGGCGCGATCGTCTGCTTCACATAGTCTTGCAGCGCCTTCGTCATGGCCTCGTCCGGCGCGTGCCCGGCGCGCAGCACGACATACGCCTTCACGACCTGCCCGCGCTCCTCGTCGGGCACGCCGACGACGCCGCACTCGGCGACCGCGGGGTGCTGCAACAGCACTCCCTCGACCTCGGGCCCGGCGATGTTGTAGCCGCCGCTGACGATCATGTCGTCCGTGCGCGCCTGGTAGACGAACCAGCCGTCCGCATCCACGAGGTAGGCGTCGCCGGTGACATTCCATCCGTTCTGCACGTATTGCCGCTGGCGCTCGTCGGCGAGATAGCGGCAGCCGGTCGGGCCCTTGATCGCCAGGCGGCCGACCTGGCCGCGCGGCAGCGGCTGCAGGTCGTCGTCGAGGATGGCCGCGGTGTAGCCGGGCACCGGCTTGCCGGTCGCGCCGGGCCGGGCGTCGTCGTCGGTGTGCGAGATGAAGATGTGCAGCAGCTCCGTCGAGCCGATGCCGTCGATCATCTCGATGCCGGTGGTGTCCTTCCACAGCCGGCGCGTCGCGGCCGGCAACGCCTCGCCGGCGCTGACGCACTTGCGCAACGACGACAGGTCGCGGCCCTTCACCGCCGCCGCCATCGCACGGTATGCCGTCGGCGAGGTGAAGCACACGGTCGCTCCGTGCTGCGCGATGGCCGCGGGCAGCACGTCCGGTGTCGCCTTCTCGAGCAGCACGCTGGCCGCGCCGATCGACAGCGGGAACAGCAACAGGCCGCCGAGGCCGAAGGTGAAGGCCAGCGGTGGGCTGCCGATGAACAGGTCGTCCGGCGAGGCGCGCAGGTGATGCCGCGGCCAGCACGCGCAGGCGGCCATCACGTCGCGATGGCCGTGCATGGCGGCCTTCGGCGTGCCGGTGGTGCCGGAGGTGAACGCCATCAGGCAGATGTCCTCCGCGGCGGTACGCACGTTGTCGAACTGCGCCGGCTTGGACAGCGCCCTCGCCTCGAGCCCGTCAGGCGCGTCGCTGTGGAAGTGCAGCACCTGGCGCAAGGTCGGGCACTGCGGCGCCGACAGCTGCAACTCGCCGGCCAGGCGCTCGTCGCACAAGGCGTGGCTGATCTCGGCCTTGGCGATCATCTGCGTGAGCTCCTTCGCGCGCAGCAAGGGCATGCTGCCCACCGCCACGCCGCCGGCCTTGACCACGGCGAACCAGCAGGCCGCGAGCATCGGCGAGTTGGCGCCGCGCAGCAGCACCCGGTTGCCGGGTACCAGCCCCAGGTCCTGCACCAGCACGTTGGCAATGCGATTGGCTTGCGCCTGCAGATCGGCGTAGCTCCACGACAGCTCGCTGCCGATGAGGCAGCGGCGCTCGCCCTGTCCCTGCTCGACCCAGTGGTCGAGCAGGTCGTGCGCGCAGTTCATCTGCGCGGGAAACTGCAGCTCGGGCAGGTCGAAGCGGAACTCGGGCTGCCACTCGGCCGGCGGCATGTGGCGGGCGCAGAAGTCGTCGATGTGGGCGGACGTCATTGACGGGACTCCTTGAGCAACTCCCTGGCGATGATCAGCTGCTGCACCTCGGTCGCGCCTTCGTAGATGCGCAGCGCACGGATCTCGCGGTACAGCGATTCGACGATGCGGCCCGAGCGCACGCCCTCGCCGCCGAAAAGCTGCACCGCCGCGTCGATGACCTGCTGCGCGCCTTCGGTCGCCGCCATCTTGGCCATCGCCGCCTCGCGGGTCACGTTGGCGCCCTGGTCGCGCTGCCACGCCGCGCGGTACGTGAGCAGGGCCGCACTGTCGACGGTGGTGGCCATCTGCGCCAGCTTGGCCTGCGCGAGCTGGAAATCGGCCAGGCGCTGGCCGAACATGGTTCGGGAGCTCGCGCGCTGCAGCCCCTCGTGCAGCGCGCGGCGGGCAAAGCCCAAGGCTGCCGCGGCGACCGACGTGCGGAAGATGTCCAGTGTCTGCATCGCGATCTTGAAGCCCTGCCCCGGCTCGCCCAGCCGCTGCGACTTCGGCACGCGGCAGCCGGCCAGGCGCAGGCGCGCCAGCGGATGCGGCGCAATCACCTCGATGCGCTCGGCGATCTCGAAGCCTTGCGTGCCGGCATCGACGATGAAGGCCGAGATGCCGCGCGATCCCGCGCCCTCGCCGGTGCGCGCGAAGAGCACGTAGAAATCGGCGATGCCGCCGTTCGAGATCCAGGTCTTCTCGCCGTCGAGCACGTACGCATCGCCGTCGTCGCGAGCGGCGCAGGCCATGGCCGCGACGTCGGACCCTGCCTGCGGCTCCGACAGCGCAAAGGCGGCGATGGCTTCGCCGCGTGCCACCCGCGGCAGATAGCGATCGCGCTGCGCCGGCGTGCCGTGCAGCGAGATCGCGCCGGAGCCCAAGCCCTGCATGGCGAACGCGAAATCGGCCAGGCCGTGATGCCAGGCCAGCGTCTCGCGCAGCAGGCAGATCGATCGCGTGTCGATGACCTCGGCCGCGCCGCCGTGCCCGGTGCCGGCCACCGCATGGCGCAGCCAGCCGGCGCGTCCCAGCTGGCCCACCAGCGCGCGGCATTGCGCATCGACATCCCCGTCGGCATGGTGCAGGTTCACTGCCGCCCAGGCGTCGAGCTCGGCGGCGAGCGCGCGGTGGCGGTCGTCGAAGAACGGCCACTCCAGGTGCTTGCGCTCCACGCTCAATCTCCTTCGAACAAGGGCTTCGTCTTGGCGGCGAAGGCCTCGTAGGCGCGGCGGAAGTCCTGCGTCATCATGCAGATCGCCTGCGCCTGCGCCTCCGACTCGATCGCCTCGTCGACGCCCATCGCCCACTCCTGGTGCAGCATGCGCTTGGTCATCGCATGGCCGAAGGTCGGTCCGGCGGCGATCTCGGCGGCCCAGCCGACCGCCTGCGCCTGCAGGTCGTCGACGCGCGCGATGCGGTTGTAGAAGCCCCACGCCAGCGCCTCGTCGCCGCTCATCGAGCGGCCGGTGAACAGCAGCTCCGACGCGCGGCCCTGGCCGATGAGCCGCGGCAAGATGGTGCAAGCCCCCATGTCGCACCCGGCCAGCCCGACGCGAGAAAAGAGAAAGGACACCTTGCTGCGCGCCGTGCCGATGCGCAGGTCCGAAGCCATGGCGATGATGGCGCCGGCGCCGGCGCACACGCCGTCGATGGCCGAGAGGATGGGTTGCGGACACGCGCGCATCGCCTTCACCAGGTCGCCGGTCATGCGCGTGAAGGTCAGCAGGTCCGGCATGCTCATCCTGGTGAGCGGGCCGATGATCTCGTGCACGTCGCCGCCCGAGCTGAAGTTGCCTCCCGCGCCTTGCATGACGACGGCGCGAACGTCGTCGGCCTGCGCCAGCGTGCGGAACAGGTCGCGCATCTCGGCGTACGACTCGAAGGTCAGCGGGTTCTTGCGTTCCGGGCGGTCCAGCGTGATGACGCCGACCTTGTCGTGCACCGACCAGCCCACGTGCTGTGTCGTGATGTCGACGCCGCTGCGCCGGTTGCCACCGATCAGGTGTGAGTCCATCGGACGGGTCATCAGGCTTTCTCCTTCTTCTTTCGGGCGGGCAGCGGCACTTCGATGGCCGCGAGATGACGTTTCAAGCCGGCCAGCAGGCCGTAGACCTGGGTCTTCTCGTCGGCGCTCCAGCCGGCGAAGAGCTCGATGACCCACTGCTCGTGCACCGCCGCCATGCGGCGGAACTGCCGCCGGCCGGCCGGCGTGAGCTGCACCGCGAAGGCGCGGCGGTCGCTGGGGTGCGGCGCGCGCTTGACGAGGCCCTCGGCCTCCAGCTGGTCGGTGATGCCGGTGATGTTGCCGCCGGTCACCATCAGCCGCTGCGACAGCTCGCCCATCGTCAGCCCGTCGGGCTCGCGCTCGAGCTGCGCCAGCAGGTCGAAGCGCGGGAGGGTCGTCGCGAACTCGCTGCGCAGGCGGTTGCGCACCACGCTCTCGACGCGCGTCGTGCAGGCCAGCAGGCGCAGCCACAGCTTCAGCGCCTGGTGGTGGTCGTCGATCACGCGCGACTCGAGGTCGGCGGTGCGATCGTCGTCGAAGGCAATGCTCACATCACCTCCCCGCCCGCCACCGCGATCGCCTGGCCGGTGATCGCCGCCGAGTCGCGGCGGCACAGCCACAGCACGGCCTGCGCGACCTCGTCGGGCTGGATGAGCCGGCGCTGCGGATTGGCGGCAGCGAGCTCGGCACGCGCGGCCTGGGCGCTTCGCCCGGTCTTGGAGGCAATCTTCGCGATCGCGTCCTCGACGATCGCGGTCTCGGTGTACCCCGGGCACACCGCGTTCACGGTCACGCCCTTTTGTGCCACCTCCAGCGCCAGCGCGCGTGTCATGCCGAGCACGCCGTGCTTGGCGGCGCAGTAGGCGGCGACGTAGGCATAGCCCTTGAGCGCCGCGGTGCTCGCGACGTTGACGATGCGGCCGAAGCCGCGCTCGACCATGCCCGGCAGCACCTGCTGCGTGCAAAGGAAGGCGCCGGTGAGGTTGACGTCCAGCGTGCGCTGCCACACCGCCTGGGAGGTGCGGGTGAACGGCTGGCTTTCGACGGCGCCGGCGTTGTTGACGAGGATGTCGACGGGCGACAGCAGGGCCACCGCCTCGAAGGCGGCGCGCACGCTGTCGGCGCTGGCCACGTCCACCGTGGTGGCGAATGCGCCCGGCAGCGACGCGAGCTGGGCGCGGATGCGCGCTTCGTCGCGGCCCATCAGCGTCACGTGCGCCCCGGCGCCGTGCAGCGCGGCGGCGATCGCGGCCCCGATGCCGCTGCCGCCGCCGGTCACCACTGCGTGCAGTCCGTTCATGTCGATCTTCCTCGGCAAAGCGCCGGTGTGGTCCATCACACTCCCTGGGCGAGGTTCGCCTGCTCCTGCGGCGTCAGCCCGGCGGACTGTGCCGCGAGCTGGCGCTCGCGCTCCAGGTTGCGCTCGAGCTGGCTCTTGCCCGAGAGGTATTGCCGCGGCCAGTCGGCGCCGATGCCGCTGGTGTGGCCGAGCTTGGCCGCCTCGAGCAGCGTCCATGCCGGATTGGCCAGATGCGGCCGGGCGATCGCGCACAGATCGGCCCGCCCCGCGGCGACGATGCTGTTCACGTGATCGGCTTCGAAGATGGCGCCGACGGCCATCGTCGCGATGTCGACCTCGTTGCGGATCGCATCCGCGAACGGCGTCTGGTACATGCGGCCGTACACCGGCTGCTGCGCCTTGCTGACCTGGCCCGAGGACACGTCGATGAGGTCGGCGCCCGCCTGCTTGAACGCCCGCGCGATGGCGATCGCGTCTTCCGGCGTGTTGCCGCCTTCGACCCAGTCGTGCGCGGAGATGCGCACCGACATCGGCTTGTCGTCCGGCCATGCCGCGCGCATTGCCCGGAACACCTCCAGCGGCCAGCGCAGCCGGTTCTCCAGTGAGCCGCCGTAGGCGTCGGTGCGCTGGTTGGTGAGCGGTGACAGGAACGCCGACAGCAGGTAGCCGTGCGCGCAGTGCAGCTCCAGCCAGTCGAAGCCGGCCTCGAGCCCGCGCCGGGTCGCCGCGACGAATTCGGCGGTGACCCGGTCCATGTCGGCGCGCGTCATCGCGCGCGACCAGTCGCTGACGCCGTCGAGGTACTGCTGAGGCGAGGCCGACAGCAGCGGCCAGTTGCCCGATTCGAGCGGCAGGTCCTCGCCCTCCCACGGCACGCGCGTCGAGCCCTTGGCGCCCGAGTGGCCGAGCTGCAGCGCGATCTTCGCGGTGGTGCCGCTGTGCACGAAGTCGACGATGCGCTTCCAGGCGGCCGTCTGATCGTCGTTCCACAGGCCCGTGCAGGCCGGCGTGATGCGCGCCTCGGGCGACGGACAGGTCATCTCGGTGAAGACCAGGCCAGCGCCGCCAAGCGCCCGCGCGCCGAGGTGCACGAGGTGGTGATCGGTCGGCAGCCCGTCGACGGCGCTGTACTGCGCCATCGGCGAGACGACGACGCGGTTCTTCAACGTGAGCCCGCGCAGGCGGAACGGCGTGAACATCGGCGGCACGCCGGCCGGGATGTCGAGGCCGGAGCGCTCGGCGATCCATCGCTCGAAGCCGCCCAGGTAGCCCGCGTCGCGCTGGCGCAGGTTCTCGTGCGAGATGCGCTGCGAGCGCGTCAGCAGCGAATAGGCGAACTGCTCGGGCGCCAGCTTGGCGTGGCGCTCGACGTTCTCGAACCACTCGGTCGAGTTGCGCGCGGCGTTCTGGATCTTCAGCACCTCGACGCTGCGGCGCGCCTCGTAGTCGTGCAAGGCCGTGGTGATATCCGCTGGATGGGCGGCCAGGCTGGCGGCCAGGTCGATCGCGTCTTCCAGCGCGAGCTTGGTGCCCGAGCCGATCGAGAAGTGCGCGGTGTGCGCCGCGTCGCCCATCAGCACGACGGGCGTGCGCCCGTTCGCGCCGCCTGCGGGATGGATCCAGGTGCCGCAGACGACTCGCGGGAAGCGGATCCACTGAGCCGAGCCGCGCAGGTGCGCCGCGTTCGACATCAGCGCATGCCCGTCGAGGTACTTCGCGAACAGCCGCTCGCAGAAGGCGATGCCCTCTTCCTTGCTCATGTCGGCCAGGCCGGCGGCGCGCCACACGGCCTCCGGCGTCTCGACGATGAAGGTGGAGGTGTCCTCGTCGAAGCGGTAGGCGTGCGCCTGGAACCAGCCCCACTCGGTCTTCTCGAAGGCGAAGGTGAAGGCGTCGAAGAGCTTGTGCGTGCCGAGCCAGACGAAGCGGCACTCCCGCAGGTCGATGTCGGGGCGGAAGGCGGCGGCGTACTTGGTGCGGATGCGGCTGTTGAGGCCGTCGGCGGCAACGATGAGGTCGGCGTCGATCGCGGAGTCGTCGGTGACGTCCGACTCGAAGCGCAGCGTCACGCCCAGCTCGGTGCAGCGCTCCTGGAGGATGTCGAGCAGCCGGCGCCGGCCGATGCCGCAGAAGCCATGGCCCGACGAGACGATGCGCCGACCCTGGAAATTGACCTCGATGTCGTCCCAGTGGTTGAACGCGTCGAGGATCTGCGTTGCCGTCTTGATGTCGGCGCGCTGCAGCGCGGCCAGCGTCTGGTCGGAGAAGACGACCCCCCAGCCGAAGGTGTCGCCGGCGCGGTTGCGCTCGAGCACCGTCACCTCGTGCGACGGGTCGTGCTTCTTCATGAGAAGGGCCAGGTACAGGCCGGCCGGGCCGCCGCCGATGCAGGTGATTCGCATGGGATCCGATCTCGCCAGGGACTACAGTCGTGTCCTTACTTTAGGCTGTGATATTTGAGATGTCAAATAATATCCGGTGTGCGGAATAACCGACACCACGCCGGCGCAGCCGGTGCTAACGTGAGGCCGCCATGACGACGAAAAGACTCTGGGACATCTCGCCGCCCATCGCGCCGGAGTCGCCGCTGTTCCCGGGCGACGAGCCCTACTCGCAGCGCTGGACGGCGCGCATCGGACCCGGCTGCCCGGTGAACCTGAGCGCGATCACGATGTCGCCGCACATCGGGGCGCATGCCGACGCGCCCCTGCACTACGCCGACGGCGAGCGCGCCATCGGCGCGGTCGGGCTCGAGCCCTACCTCGGGCCGTGCCGAGTCATCCACGCCATCGGGCGCGGACCGCTGATCCGGCCCGAGCACCTGGCGCATGCGGTCGAGGTGCTGCCGCCGCGGGTGCTCGTGCGCACCTGCGCCGCCGCGCCGACCGCCTGGTCGCCCGACTTCGCGTCCTTCGCGCCCGAGACGCTGATCTGGCTCGCCGGCCTGGGCGTGAAGCTGGTGGGCATCGACAGCCAGTCGGTGGACCCGGCCGACAGCAAGACCCTCGACAGCCACCAGGAACTGCTGCTGCACGACCTGCGCGTGCTGGAAAACCTCGTGCTCGACGGCGTGCCGGCGGGTGACTACGAGCTGATCGCCCTGCCGCTCAAGCTGACGCAGGCCTGCGCCAGCCCCGTGCGCGCGGTGCTGCGCGAACTTTGACCACCCGACGACAACCCATGGACCGACAACGCTGTGCCGCCCTCGATACCGAAGACCCGCTCGCGCCCCTGCGCGTGCAGTTCGAGCTGCCCGAGGGCCTGATCTACCTCGACGGCAATTCGCTGGGCGTGCTGCCCAAGGCGGCCGCCGACCGCGTGCAGCAGGTGGTGCGCGAGGAATGGGGCCGCGACCTGATCCGCAGCTGGAACACCGCCGGCTGGATCGACATGCCGCGGCGCATCGGCGACAAGATCGCGACGCTGATCGGCGCCGGCGAGAACGAGGTGGTGGTGGCCGACTCCACCTCGGTGAATCTGTTCAAGGTGCTCAGCGCTGCGCTGAACCTCGTGCGCGAGCGGGATCCGCGTCGCAAGCGAATCGTGTCGGAGCGCCACAACTTCCCGACCGACCTCTACATCGCCGAAAGCCTGGCGCGCGAGCGCGGCCTCGAGCTGCGCCTGGTCGAGGCCGACGACATCGAGGCGCAGCTCGACGACACGCTGGCCGTGCTGATGCTCACGCACGTCAACTACCGCACCGGCCGTATCCATCCGATGAAGCAGCTGAGCGACGCCGCGCATGCCGCCGGCGCACTGGTCGTCTGGGACCTGTGCCATTCGGCCGGCGCCGTGCCGGTCGACCTCAACGGCGGCGGCGCCGACTTCGCGGTCGGCTGCGGCTACAAGTACCTGAACGGCGGACCCGGCGCGCCGGCCTTCGCCTGGGCGCATGCGCAGCACACGAAGCGCATGGACGCCGGCCAGCTGTGGCAGCCGCTGTCCGGCTGGCTCGGCCACGCGGCACCGTTCGACTTCGTGCCGCACTACCGGCCCGCCGCGGGGGTGTCGCGCTTCATCTGCGGCACGCCGCCTGTGCTCGCGATGGCGGC
The Piscinibacter sp. XHJ-5 DNA segment above includes these coding regions:
- a CDS encoding SDR family NAD(P)-dependent oxidoreductase, yielding MNGLHAVVTGGGSGIGAAIAAALHGAGAHVTLMGRDEARIRAQLASLPGAFATTVDVASADSVRAAFEAVALLSPVDILVNNAGAVESQPFTRTSQAVWQRTLDVNLTGAFLCTQQVLPGMVERGFGRIVNVASTAALKGYAYVAAYCAAKHGVLGMTRALALEVAQKGVTVNAVCPGYTETAIVEDAIAKIASKTGRSAQAARAELAAANPQRRLIQPDEVAQAVLWLCRRDSAAITGQAIAVAGGEVM
- a CDS encoding heavy metal response regulator transcription factor: MRLLVIEDEVKLADYLHKGLSENGYVVDLARDGIAGRHLATEGQYDLLLLDLMLPGIDGFGVLKAVRARGNTPVLMLTARDKVEDRVRGLQEGADDYLVKPFAFSELLARVGALLRRGGGNASAASTHLRLADLEVDLVSRKAMRADRRLDLTAKEFSLLSLLLRRRGQILSRTTLAEQVWDMNFDSDTNVVEVAVRRLRAKLDDPFSLKLLHTVRGMGYVLEER
- a CDS encoding MarR family transcriptional regulator; the encoded protein is MIDDHHQALKLWLRLLACTTRVESVVRNRLRSEFATTLPRFDLLAQLEREPDGLTMGELSQRLMVTGGNITGITDQLEAEGLVKRAPHPSDRRAFAVQLTPAGRRQFRRMAAVHEQWVIELFAGWSADEKTQVYGLLAGLKRHLAAIEVPLPARKKKEKA
- a CDS encoding AMP-binding protein; this translates as MTSAHIDDFCARHMPPAEWQPEFRFDLPELQFPAQMNCAHDLLDHWVEQGQGERRCLIGSELSWSYADLQAQANRIANVLVQDLGLVPGNRVLLRGANSPMLAACWFAVVKAGGVAVGSMPLLRAKELTQMIAKAEISHALCDERLAGELQLSAPQCPTLRQVLHFHSDAPDGLEARALSKPAQFDNVRTAAEDICLMAFTSGTTGTPKAAMHGHRDVMAACACWPRHHLRASPDDLFIGSPPLAFTFGLGGLLLFPLSIGAASVLLEKATPDVLPAAIAQHGATVCFTSPTAYRAMAAAVKGRDLSSLRKCVSAGEALPAATRRLWKDTTGIEMIDGIGSTELLHIFISHTDDDARPGATGKPVPGYTAAILDDDLQPLPRGQVGRLAIKGPTGCRYLADERQRQYVQNGWNVTGDAYLVDADGWFVYQARTDDMIVSGGYNIAGPEVEGVLLQHPAVAECGVVGVPDEERGQVVKAYVVLRAGHAPDEAMTKALQDYVKQTIAPYKYPRRIEFRAALPRTETGKLQRFRLRAEATGGGQ
- a CDS encoding DUF707 domain-containing protein, producing MTGLRHGLRKLLARVAAIVHLRRWVRRRDARDSETPLPPRRGKYLYAAPIGESGKAQLEKLLARLDPAQFDFLIFVYDGYRFDGEIFSRCRFIHEQGIVYHFFKKYVTPELAAQYDVIFLGVEDVEIDDFDSRRFLDVMKRNRLDMAAPALSGRSITPHRIMYRRDPGVGRLVDVIEIFLTAFDARAWPRFWALIDADRNHWGWGYVQLAQSCCEFKMGLVDCETVSVLRPPTFKKEAQDEMHALFARHPECRRASFVSYGKLR
- a CDS encoding heavy metal sensor histidine kinase — its product is MAKGPYSIVGRVCRQLMWQTLIGMGLLCGAIYAATSMLLKNEQQEQLAVKVGFIHELMRAAAFRGGEPEVFNKLVYYAPRRPGTYLEVWRGDGTLLYRDGSEIAKPDKNWKAMEFQYVLPQGIQVRGRFAEDCSQHARMLAGLGATLVVATLAGAAFVGFATTWRVRRGLQPLRALERQTEAIAPDRLGDRLHLPEPVTELQPWIDQFNGLMDRLQRAYLQLEGFNADVAHELRTPLANVMGQTEVALSRERSPEALRETLVSNLEEMQRLAALVNDMLFLSQSDRGAVARRGQAVNLVTLAEQVVEFHEAPLAEAGLTVQIEGGVTAAVDEPLFKRAVSNLLGNAIRFAEPGSRIVIRIAPDGGHEVRVEVQNAGPAISPQHLPRIFDRFFRIDTARLDSQSHHGLGLAIVAAIARMHAGRPLAESDGSGTRVGFTMALQ
- a CDS encoding RidA family protein, yielding MKILQPAGWAAPRGYSNGVAAAGTTVFVAGQIGWNARCEFDSDDFVQQVRQALLNVRAVLAEAGATPEHITRMTWYLVDKREYLARAREVGAVFREVIGVYHAAMSAVQVSALMEDRAKVEIEATAVLPPASL
- a CDS encoding enoyl-CoA hydratase family protein; this translates as MDSHLIGGNRRSGVDITTQHVGWSVHDKVGVITLDRPERKNPLTFESYAEMRDLFRTLAQADDVRAVVMQGAGGNFSSGGDVHEIIGPLTRMSMPDLLTFTRMTGDLVKAMRACPQPILSAIDGVCAGAGAIIAMASDLRIGTARSKVSFLFSRVGLAGCDMGACTILPRLIGQGRASELLFTGRSMSGDEALAWGFYNRIARVDDLQAQAVGWAAEIAAGPTFGHAMTKRMLHQEWAMGVDEAIESEAQAQAICMMTQDFRRAYEAFAAKTKPLFEGD
- a CDS encoding acyl-CoA dehydrogenase family protein; the protein is MERKHLEWPFFDDRHRALAAELDAWAAVNLHHADGDVDAQCRALVGQLGRAGWLRHAVAGTGHGGAAEVIDTRSICLLRETLAWHHGLADFAFAMQGLGSGAISLHGTPAQRDRYLPRVARGEAIAAFALSEPQAGSDVAAMACAARDDGDAYVLDGEKTWISNGGIADFYVLFARTGEGAGSRGISAFIVDAGTQGFEIAERIEVIAPHPLARLRLAGCRVPKSQRLGEPGQGFKIAMQTLDIFRTSVAAAALGFARRALHEGLQRASSRTMFGQRLADFQLAQAKLAQMATTVDSAALLTYRAAWQRDQGANVTREAAMAKMAATEGAQQVIDAAVQLFGGEGVRSGRIVESLYREIRALRIYEGATEVQQLIIARELLKESRQ
- a CDS encoding OsmC family protein; the protein is MHAHQVQAQLLASSPDYLVTMQARDHALTSDEPAEVGGADAAARPFELALAGLASCTAITIRMYAQRKQWPLGDIGIGLSLRKTGDTFEILRTVTLGGALSDEQRARIAEICEKTPVTLLMKHGASLSTTVQAGASPT